Below is a genomic region from Acetobacter ghanensis.
ACTATTACGGCAAAGATGGCGCAATCTGGCACACCCAGACCAAACTTGCCGCGCTAGGGCCTACGCTCCCCGGCACCCACAATGCCCAGAACGCGGCAGCGGCTCTGGCGATGGCCCGCTTCCTAGGTGTGGCGGACAGCATTGCCGCACAGGCCATTGCCTCCTTTACCGGTCTGCCACACCGGCAGAAGCTGGTAGAAACCTGCAACGGTGTTGCCTTTATAGACGACAGCAAAGCCACCAATGCCGATGCCTCGTCCCGCGCGCTGGGCTGCTACGACCGGCTGATCTGGATTGCTGGCGGCATGGCAAAGGAAGGCGGCATAGAACCACTTGCGCCCTATTTCGGCCGTATTGAACATGCTTTTCTGATCGGGCGGGATGCGGCGGAACTGGCGGCAACCCTCACACAGCATAACGTACCCCATACTCTGGCTGGCACACTGGAAAATGCGGTCCCGCAGGCTTACAATCTTGCGCAACAGACCCAAACACCCGTTATTCTGCTCTCTCCGGCCTGTGCCAGCTTTGACCAGTATGCCGGGTTCGAAACGCGTGGGCAGCATTTTCAGGCTCTGGCCCACGCAATTTGCGCGCAACAGATGAGCAGAACGGGGCAATAGAACAAGCATGGCCGGTTACTCCCGCACTGATGATTCGCCCTTTGGCCGCTGGTGGCGGAATGTGGACCGGACAACGCTGATCTGTACCTTTATTCTGATCGGGTTTGGCTACATTCTTATGCTTGCGGCCAGTCCCGCTGTGGCTGTGCGCATTGGCGCATCGCGCAACATGTTCATCTTCAAGCAGGTCATGTTCCTCAGCGTGGCCGGGCTGATTGTGACCGGTGTTTCCATGCTCTCGCGCCGGGCGGTGCTGCGGCTTTCGCTCATTGGGGGGGCACTCATGCTGGGGGCCACCATGCTCACCCTTGTGCATGGGATAGAAATTAAGGGTGCACGGCGCTGGATTGCGCTGCCACTTATGTCCCTCCAGCCATCGGAATTTCTCAAGCCGTGCTTTGCCGTGGTAACCGGGTGGCTGCTGACGGAGCGCCGGGTCTCGCGCTATTTTCCGGGGATGCTCATTGCGTTCGGCCTGTATGGCCTTATTCTGCTGCTGCTTAAATCCCAGCCCGATATTGGTATGCTTACGGTCATTACCGCCGTCTTTCTGGTCCAGTTATTTGTGGACGGGCTGAACCTGATTTTTGTTGGCTTTGGCTTTGCCTGCATGGTTGCTGCTGGCATTGCCGCGTTTTTTATCTTCCCGCATGTGCGCTCCCGCGTGGAACGGTTCATGCACCCCAATGTGGGCGACCATTACCAGATTGATACGGCCCTGCGCGCCTTTGGTAACGGCGGCCTGCTGGGCCGTGGCCCCGGTGAGGGCCGGGTCAAGGACCTGCTGCCCGACGCCCACGCGGACTTTGTGTTTGCCGTGGCGGGGGAGGAATACGGGCTTGTCATCTGCCTGCTGATCATCTGCATTTTTGCAGCGATTGTGGTGCGCACACTGCTGCGCCTGATTCGCGAGGATGACCCGTTTGTGGTCATTGCCACCACGGGGCTGCTGACAGGTTTTGGGTTACAGGCTTTTGTGAACATGGCTTCGACCTTGCATCTTATCCCCACCAAGGGCATGACGCTGCCATTCATTTCCTACGGGGGGTCTTCCGCCATGTCTGTTGCACTGGCCATTGGCATGGTGCTGGCCCTTACACGGCAACAACCCGGGGGCCTGCGCCCCGGTAACGGCTTTATCACCACTCTCAGACAATGGCGGTCAGTATGAAGTCCCGTACTATTGTGATCGCGGCCGGAGGCACTGGCGGTCATTTTTTCCCGGCCGAAGCTCTGGCTGATGCACTGGTTGCACGTGGCCACCATATTGTACTGATGACAGATGCCCGTGCTGGCAAACGCCCTAATGGCGTGTTTGCCAGCAACCCGCAGTTTGTTCTGCGTGGTGCTGGCGTAGCCGGGCGTGGCCCCGTGCGCGCCCTGCGTGCTGGCATAACGCTGCTTGCAAGCGCGTGGAAAGCCCGTGGCATACTGCAAGGCGTGCAGCCCGATGCCGTAGTCGGCTTTGGCGGCTATCCTTCCATCCCCCCTCTGCTGGGCGCGCGTCTGCTGGGCCGCAAACACCCGGCCCTGATCATCCATGAAGGCAACGCCGTACTGGGCAAGGCCAATGCCGTGCTCTCCCGCTTTGCCGATGTAATTGCCACCTCCTTCCCCACTGTTGCCAAGCTGCCCATGGGGGCCAGAACCGTGCTGACCGGTATGCCCGTCCGCCCAGCCATTGCCGCACTGGCTGGGGAGGAATGGTCCGCCCCACAGGACACCATCAATCTGCTGGTCTGGGGCGGCTCTCTGGGCGCACGTATTTTTTCGCAGGTTGTGCCCGCAGCCATTGCCCGCCTGCCAGCGGCCCTGCGCACGCGCATAAGCGTAACCCAGCAGGCGCGGGCCGATGATGTGGAGAGCGTGCGCAAGGCTTACGCCGATATTGGCGTAAACGCCCGTGTGGAGCCGTTTTTGAACGATGTGCCAGACCTGCTGCGCAAGGCGCATCTGGTCATCGGGCGTGCAGGCGGCTCCTCGGTGGCGGAAATTACAACTGCTGGCCGCCCTTCCCTGCTGGTTCCCCTACCCATTGCTGCCTCTGATGAGCAGACCGAAAACGCCCGGGCCATAACGGACGTGGGCGCAGGCTGGATGATCCGCCAGCCGGACTTTACCGCGCAGGCGCTGGCAACACGCCTGCAAGACCTTTTCACCGCTCCGGACGACCTTGCCCGTGCTGCTGCTGCCGCGGCAACACTGGCCCGCCCGGATGCCGCCCTCCGTCTGGCTGATATAGTAGAAGAATGCCTCCAACTTTCTCCTTCACCCGCCCATCCGCCCGCACTCGAGACGGAGACACGCACATGAGAGCCCTCCCCCTTTCCATCGGAACCATCCATTTTGTCGGCATTGGCGGCATTGGCATGTCCGGCATTGCAGAGGTGCTGTGCCTGCTGGGGTATTCCGTACAGGGCTCGGACATAGCGGAAAACGCCAATGTCAAACGCCTGCGGGCTGCAGGGATTCCGGTCACGATCGGGCATGATGCGGCCAATCTGGGCAATGCGCAGGTTGTAGTTATTTCCACCGCCGTCAAGCGCGACAACCCCGAGGTTGTCGCCGCACGCGCCAAGCTGATCCCCGTTGTGCGCCGGGCGGAAATGCTGGCCGAACTCATGCGCCTGCGCTGGTCCGTGGCCATTGGCGGCACGCATGGCAAAACCACCACCACCAGCCTTGTGGCTGCGGTGCTGGAAGCCGCAAAGCTGGACCCCACCGTAATCAACGGCGGTATTATTGAGGCCTACGGCACCAACACCCGCATGGGTAAGGGTGACTGGATGGTGGTGGAAGCGGATGAGAGCGATGGCTCGTTCCTGCGCCTACCCTCTGTTATTTCGGTCGTGACCAACATGGACCCCGAGCATCTGGACCACTGGGGCTCGGCCGAGGCTATGGAGGCAGCTTACGACCAGTTTGTCTCCAACGTGCCGTTCTATGGTTTTGCGGTGCTGTGCATAGACCACCCTGCCGTGCAGCAGATGATCCCGCGCCTTTCCGACCACCGGATTGTCACCTACGGCTTCTCCCCCCAGGCGGACGTGCGGGCCGAAAAGGTGATTACCGACAAGCTGGGAGCCACGTTTGAGGTCACGCTGACAGACCGCGTGACCCGCCGCACCCGCAAGGCCGGGCCTTTCCGCCTGCCCATGCTGGGCGCACATAATGTGCAGAACTCCCTTGCCGCCATTGCCGTGGCAACCGAGATGGACATCAGTGATGATGTTATTCGCTCCGGGCTGGCCAGCTTCCGTGGGGTCAAGCGCCGCTTTACCCGCACGGGGGAAGCAGGCGGCATTACCGTTATTGATGACTACGGCCACCACCCGGTGGAAATTGCAGCCGTGCTCAAGGCCGCGCGGCAGGCTGGTGCCAGCCGGGTTATTGCGGTCATGCAGCCCCACCGCTACTCCCGTCTGAGAACCCTGTTTGCTGATTTCTGCACCTGCATGAACGATGCGGACACGGTTATTGTCTCCGACGTGTATGCGGCTGGTGAGGAACCCCTGCCCGATGCCAGCCGCGACCGGCTGATAGAAGGCCTGCGTGAACGCGGACACCGGTCCGTTGTGCCACTTTCCAGCCCTGACCATCTGGCGGAAATGATTAACGCCATGGCCAAGCCGGGGGACTATGTTGTGTGTCTGGGTGCAGGCACCATCACCAACTGGGCGCAGGCCCTGCCTGCCCAGCTTGCAGCACTTCAGGCTGAACAGAAGGGCGGAAGCGCAGCATGACCGTCCCCCCCGCAACCACGCTGGACGACATGGTCCGCCACGCCTTTGCTGGCGCGCGCGGACGGGTGACCGCACAGGCCCTGCTGGGCGCACGGACGTGGTTCCGGGTAGGTGGTCCGGCGGAATGGCTGTTCCAGCCTGCGGATGCGGACGATCTGGCCGGCATGTTGCAACGCCTCTCGCCCGAACTGCCGGTTATCGCTCTGGGTGCGTGCTCCAATGTCATCATCCGTGATGGCGGGTTGGACGGCATTGTCGTGCGCATGGCGCGGGGCTTTGCCAACATTGCCGTAGAGGCAGATGGCCTTGTGGTGGGCAGCGCCTGTCTGGACGCAACGGTGGCGGAACACGCGGCGCAAGCAGGGCTTGCTGGGCTGGAGTTTCTGGCCGGTATTCCCGGTTCCATTGGTGGCGCCGTGCGCATGAATGCCGGTGCTTACGGGGCCGATATTGCCAGCGTGCTGGATTGGGCGGAAATTGTAACGCGGGATGGCAACATGCTCCGTCTGGGCAATGCCGACCTGCGCTTTGGCTACCGCCGTTCTGGCCTGCCTGAAGGCGCTATGGTCGTGCGCGCACGCCTGCGTGGCACGCCAGAAAACCCTGCTGAAATTGCGGCCCGCATTGCGGAAATCCGTACCGCGCGGGAGCAGTCCCAGCCCGTGCGCGCCCGCACCGGTGGGTCCACCTTCCGCAACCCGGACCCCGATGTTTCCAGCCGCAAAGCGTGGGAACTGATTGATGAGGCCGGATGCCGTGGCCTGCGCCAAGGGGATGCTCAGGTCAGTGAAAAACACTGCAACTTCCTGATCAATCTCGGCCACGCCACAGCCCATGATCTGGAAACTCTGGGGGGACGAAGTGCGCCAGCGCGTTGCCCAGCATTCCGGCGTGCACCTGCACTGGGAAATCAAACGCATTGGCCGAACGGAAGGAACCCCCGCATGAGCACCACCAAACGGATTACCGTGCTGATGGGTGGCATATCCTCCGAGCGGACGGTTAGCCTCTCCTCGGGGCAGGGGGTAGCGGAAGCCCTGCGCAGTCTAGGCCACACGGTCCACACGTTGGATGCCGGGGCAGACCTGCGAACACTTGTTACAGAGCTTGACGCGCAAAAGCCCGATGTCGTGTTCAACGCGCTCCATGGTCGCTTTGGCGAGGATGGCTGTATTCAGGGCATTCTGGACTGGATGGGCATTCCCTATACCCATTCTGGCGTCCGGGCCTCCGCCACGGCCATGGACAAGGCCGCCGCGCGCTCCGCCTTTTTATCCGCCGGCCTGCCGGTTGCCAAAGGACGGGTGATTGATATTGCCGAACTGAAGGCAGGTGACCCGCTCCCTGCCCCTTATGTTGTCAAACCCATTTGCGAAGGGTCTTCCGTCGGGGTTTCCATCGTCCGGCCCGGCGCCAACGTGCGCGAACGCATTGTGCAGGACTGGACCTTTGGCCCACAGGCTCTGGTGGAAGAATTTATTCCGGGGCGGGAAATTACCGTAGGCGTCATGGGGGACCGTGCCCTGACAGTGACGGACATTACCCCCACCGGCCAGGGTCACGACTTTTATGACTACGATGCCAAATACAATGCGGGCGGGTCACGCCATGTTCTTCCTGCCCAGATTGACCCAACCATTGCGCAGCAGGCGCTGGATGTTGCCGTGGCCGCCCACCGGGCGCTGGGCTGTTCCGGGGCATCCCGCTCGGACTTCCGGTTAGACGATACTGGCAGCGCCGCACCGCGCCTGATTTTGCTGGAAGTCAACACCCAGCCGGGCATGACCGCAACATCACTTCTGCCGGAACAGGCCGCCTATTGCGGCATAAGCTACCCGGAGCTGTGCAACTGGCTGGTTGAGCAGGCCGCCTGCCGCCAATGAAGCGCCCCGCCAGCCGCCCCTCCCGCACGGGACTGTTCCTTAAGCGCCAAAAACGTCTGCTGCGCCCCGTAGCCGGGTTTATGCTGCTGGCAGCCTTGGGTGCCGGGGTTTATCTGGCGGTGCCACTCCCAACCTTGCAAAAGCAGATAGCCCCCCTGCGGGACAAAATACTGGGCACGTCCGCTCTGCGCGTCACCAGTATTCGGATAGAAGGGGCTAACCTGACCAGCGACAGCGCCATTCGCAACGCACTGAACATTGCCGTGGGGGACCCTGTTCTGAACTTCAACGTCTCCCACGCGCGGGAGGCATTGAACGCCCTGCCTTTTGTTGACCACGTCAGCGTGGAACGCCACCTGTCGGGCGAAATTGACGTGCATATTACGGAGCGTCCGCCCTATGCGGTATGGCAGCATCAGGGGCATTTTATTCTAATCGACCGGCAGGGGCAAAAAGTGCCTGACCAGGGCAGTAACGACAAAGATGCAACGGCCTTTGCAAAACTGCCGCTGGTCGTAGGGGAAGGCGCGAATGAAAACGCAGCCGCCCTGATTGATGTGCTGCAACAGGAACCGGACGTTAAATCCCACGTTACGGCTGCCGTGCGCGTAAGCAACCGCCGCTGGAACCTCAGCCTAAAGGACGGCGCAACCGTACTCCTGCCCGAAGGGGAAGAAGCCCCGGCCATTCACCGCCTTGCCCGGTTAAATGCAAACACCCAACTTCTGGAACGCCCGGTGGTGCTGATTGACATGCGCCTGCCCGACCGGCTGACAATCCGGGAACGCCCGCCCGAATCCTCCTCCACGACCACACCGCAAGGGGGAGACGCGGCCAAAGGCAGCCCCTCCCCACACACAGCCCACCACACCTCGATGACCAAAGACCCAACCAGACCAACTCCGGAGGAAAGCCGAGATGAATGACCAAGCGCACTTCCCTGCTTCCCCCGAACTCAACTTGGCCAACCGCCTGCACAAAAAGCGGGCTCACGCACCGGCAGGTTCCATGCTCCGCATGAGTGGGGGGGACAGCTCCCTCCCTCTACCTCCCAGCGAGAAGAACAAGCGCCCGCACACATGGCGGAGCGGTTACAGCGCGGTGCTGGATATTGGGTCCACCAAAATTACCTGCCTGATTGGCAAGGGCGAACCCAACGGTATGCTCCGTGTGGCAGGCTATGGCTGGCGCCGCTCAGCCGGGGTCCGTAATGGCGCCATTACCGAGTTGCAGGAGGCGGAAGCCGCCATACGAGCAACTGTTGCGCAGGCCGAAAACATGGCCGAACGCACCATAGACAAAGTGGTGGTCAACCTGTCCTGCGGGCATCCTGCCAGCCGCCTGTTCAATGTACGCTGGCCCATTGGTGGCCGGGTTGTGACCGAGGCGGACATCCGCCGCGTTGTGACCGAAGGCCGCGTACAGGCTACCGTGCAGGGGCGTGAAGTCATTCACACCCTGCCCATCGACTTTACGGTAGATGATACAGAGGGTGTGTCCGACCCACGAGGCCACCTGTGCGAAACGCTCAAGGCCCGGCTGCATATTATTGATGCGGCAACCACAGCATTGCTGAACCTTGAAACCGTTTTAAACCGTGCCGAACTCCGCATGGAGGCACTGGTCTCCTCCCCGCTTGCATCTGGCCTGTCCGTGCTGGATGCAGATGAGCGGGACCTTGGCACAACGGTTGTGGACATGGGCGGCGGCACCACATCGTTTGCAGTCTTTGGCGAAAGTCAGATTCTGCATACGGCCCAGATTGGTGTTGGTGGCCTGCACGTTACGCGTGACATTGCACGCGGCCTTGGCACATCGCTCGACAATGCGGAACGGCTGAAAACCGTTTATGGCAGCGCCGATCTGGCGTCCGACGTAGAGGACGAAATTCTGACCGTGGAACTGCTGGGGAATGACGTACCCCACTTCGAGCAGATTTCCCGCGCGCAGCTTGGCCGCATCATTCGCCCCCGTATGGAAGAAACATTGGAACTTGTGCGCGAAAAAACTGGATGGCGCCGGCCTTGGCATGGCCGCCAGTGGCCGCATTGTGCTGACGGGTGGCGGCTCCCTGCTGGATGGAATCCGCCCTCTGGCGGAGCGCATTCTGGGTGTGCCGGTCAGTGTTGGCCGCCACTCCGGGCCCGGCTTTACGCGCTCGGTCCGGCTGGGTCGCCCCAAAAACATTGCAGGTCTGCCTGAAGATACCGCAGCCGCAGCAGGCTTTGCCACAGCGGCGGGCCTTCTGTTCTGGGCTGCCAGTGCGGAGCGCCCGTTCAGCGATGTGGAATTCCGTGAAGCTGCTCCAACTGGTTTTTTACAAAAACTGGTTGCTTTTATTCGTGAGAGGGTTTGATTTGCGCCGCAAAAGATTGGTAAACTATTTGCAATCTTATCCGCCACGCCATCGTTAACCCGCCGTAGTCCGGGAGAGACACATGACACTCAACCTAACCGTTCCACCCCAGACTCATGCTGATTTTTCACCCAAAATCACCGTTATCGGCGTTGGTGGTGGGGGAACGAACGCGGTTGACAACATGATTGCGTCCAACCTGGAAGGGGTAGAGTTTGTTGTAGCCAACACCGATGCGCAGAGTCTGGCCAAAAGTCTGGCCGACAGCCGCATCCAGCTTGGCCCGCACCTAACCCACGGCCTTGGCGCAGGTGCCAAGCCCGAAGTGGGCCGCGCTGCGGCGGAAGAAGCCGCGGACGAAATTGCCCGGTATCTGGACGGCGCGCACATGGTGTTCATCACCACAGGCATGGGTGGCGGCACGGGCACGGGGGCGGCTCCGGTTATTGCCCGTATGGCGCGTGAGCGGAACATTCTGACCATTGGCGTGGTCAGCAAACCCTTTGCTTACGAAGGCAAGCGCCGCGCCCGTGTGGCGGACGAAGGTATTCAGGAACTTCAGCAGTATGTTGATACGCTGATTGTCATCCCCAACCAGAATCTTTTCCGCATTGCCAATGAGCGCACCACCCTGCGTGAAGCCTACAAGCTGGCTGACGAAGTTTTGAACATGGGCGTGCGCGGCGTAACCGACCTGATGATGGAACGCGGTTACGTTAACCTCGACTTTGCCGATATCCGCAGCGTTATGGCGGAAATGGGCAAGGCCATGATGGGCACGGGCGAAGCCGAAGGTGAAAACCGCGCGGTGGAAGCCGCCGAGGCCGCCATTTCCAACCCACTGCTGGAAGACACCTGCATGGCCACCGCCAAGGGCCTGCTGGTCAATGTAACCGGTGGTGAAGACATGACCTTCTTTGAAGCGGAAGAAGCCTTTAACCGCATCTGCCGCGAAGTGCCCGAAGACGCCAACATGATCTTTGGTACGGTCATTGAAGAAAAAATGAGCGGGCGCATCCGTGTCTCCGTTGTGGCCACGGGTATTGACGTACCCTCCACCGGGTCCGAACGCCCCCATCTGACTGCCGTGGAAACCGAAGTTCAGCCGGAGCCACAGCAGCAGGCGACTCCCAACGCGCAGCCCAATATGGCCGCCGCCCCCGCTGCTGCACAGGCACCAGCAGCAGAACAGCCAGTCGGTGTGCAGCCGCAGGCCTATGCACCGCCTCCCGGCCATGCTGCCCCACCTGCACACAGTGTGCCGGGTCAGGTAGCCTCTGCGGCTCCGCAGCCCCGCCAGCCCGCTCCGGCCCCTGCACAGGCTCCGGCAGCCTCCAAACATGCCAACCTGTTTAGCGAACCGCCGCGCCCAACCGCCTACCCTGTGCAGGACCCCAACGCACGCAGCCTGTTTGGCCGTGTAACGGGAGCCTTCCGCCGCGCAACTACGCCAGAACCTCGGCAAGAACCTGTTGCGCAGTCTCACCCCACCATCAGTCAGGCTGAACAGGGTGCGCCTCGGCAGGGTGAAGGTGATAACGGGCTGGAAATTCCGACCTTTCTGCGCCGTTAAGCAGCACGCTGCTCACCCCAGCAATAGGGCTCTGGCCGTGTTGCTGGGCATGAAACAGATAGCAATAATCATTGACTCGCATCTGACCCAGACAGCCCCTAGCTTTACCGTGACGTAAGTTTCCATACGAACACGGGATGGTCGGGAACATGGACAATCTGTCAGGGGAGCCTACCCCGTATTCCAAATCTGCGGAGATTCTCCCAGCTACTATGCGACAGATGCGCACAACAAGCTCCCCCGCTCAGCATACCTTGCACCACGCCATTTCGGCCGTGGGCATTGGCTTGCATACAGGCCGCTCCATCAACCTGACCATGGAGCCAGCGCCAGCCGGGCATGGCATTGTCTTCCAGCGCACAGACTTGCCAGATGCAGCCCCTCTGCCCGCGCGGTATGATTATGTTGTGGAAACACGCCTGAACACGGTGCTGGGTGATAAAAACCACCCAGAAAACCGGGTTGCCACAGTTGAGCATCTGATGGCAGCATTGTGTGGCTGTGGCATAGATAACGCCCGTATTCTGGTAGATGGACCCGAAACCCCTGTTTTTGATGGTTCGGCCGCAGACTTTGTCTTCCTGCTGGACTGCGCAGGCCGCAAGACGCAGGACTTACCGCGCCGCGTCATACAGGTTATGGAACCTGTCCGGGTCGATTATAAAAATGCGTGGGTGGAACTGCTGCCCAATGATGGTCCAACCCCGCACCTTTCCATGAGCATTGATTTTCCCGCCAGCGCCATTGGCACGCAGAGCTTTGCGCTGGACCTTACGCCCACAACCTTCCGCAACGATCTGGCGCGCAACCGCACCTTTGCCATGCGGCAGGAAATTGAAGCCCTGCATCAGGCCGGGCTGGCACTCGGCGGGTCCCTGCTCAACGCCATTGTTGTGGATAATGACCATGTTCTTAACCCCACCGGCCTACGGTGCCCGGATGAGTTCATCCGGCACAAGATCATGGATGCGGTAGGGGATCTTTATATGGCGGGGGCTGTGCTTAATGCCCGTTTTCGCGGTTACCGCTCGGGCCATGCTCTTAACAACCAACTTCTTCACGCCCTGTTCGCACAAAGCTCAGCTTGGCAGGACACCACAAACCTGCAATCCGCATCGGCTGCGGCCTGACCAGCTTTTTATCTGACACATTCAATAATCGGCGTTTCTTTGCTTTTCTTGATCCGCTGGCATGCTATAAGATTTCGTCTCGATCTGAAGAGCCGGTATGTTTGATATTTCTATAAAAACACAGTCAATCCGTCGTCATCTGCCGTTCGTGCTCTCAGCTCTGATGCTGACGGGGCTTACCGGTTGCAGCCTCTTATCTGGCGATAAAAAAAAGCCGCCGTCTCCCAAGATCGCGCCGCCAGAAACGCTCTATAATAACGGCATTGATGCGCTGCGCACCCGCCGTTACGAACTGGCCTCCGCCGAGTTTGAAACCCTCCAGCAGAATTATCCGTATTCGGGCTACATCCCCAATTCGCAGCTGATGGAAGGGTACGCCTACTACCTCAAGACGAAGTACCCCGAGGCCGTGCAGCAGCTAAACCGCTTTATTAGCCTGCACCCCACCAGCACCGACTCTGCCTATGCCTACTACCTGCGCGCGCTGTGTTTTTATGAGCAGATAGCCGACGTGCAGCGTGACCAGCAGGGTACGGCAGAAGCCATGGATGCGCTGGAAGAAGTGGTAACACGCTTCCCCCAGAGCAAATATGCGCGCGATGCCCAGCTCAAGATTGATCTTTGCCGTGACCATCTGGCCGGGAAGGAAATGCTGGTTGGCCGCTACTACCAGCGCGAACGGAACTACGAAGGCGCAATCAACCGCTACCAGCGCGTTGTGCAGGACTTCCAGACCACAAACCATGTGCCCGAAGCACTGGAACGTATGGTGGAAGTCTACCTTGATCTGGGGTTAACGGATCAGGCGCGCAAATCCGCCACTGTTCTGGGTTACAATTACCCCGGCAGCCAGTGGTACAAATACGCGTATGACAAGCTTAAAAGTAACCATCTGCTTGACGGCAAACTCCCCGTTCCCGGCACGGTTGTAACCGCGCCAGCAGTTAAGCCTGTGGTAGAATCCCATACATCGGACACCCGCGATGAGCGGATGACCGCACCCGCCGCGCTACAACCCGCACCAGCGCAGCCTGCGCCCAAAACACCCGTAACCGCGCAACCTGTAACGGACCCCACCCCCGCCACCAAAAAGTAATGCGGGGCGTTCCATTTTTCTCTTGAATTAAGAACACAACGGGAACATACAGGAGGCAGTCCCTTCTGTAACGCAGCAGGGGCCTGTCTGTTCAGGCTATGGCAGGAGCAGGCGGTTTGTTCGGTCTGTTCCTCAGACTCCAGTCATTTCAGGTGTGAACCTAAAAGCCGGATGTCGCCATGCTGACTCATCTTTCCATCAGAGACGTTGTGTTGATTGAGGCGCTGGACCTTGCGCTCCACCCCGGCTTTACCGCCCTAACGGGGGAGACTGGGGCAGGTAAATCCATTCTGCTGGATAGTCTGGGTCTGGCTATGGGGGAGCGAGCCAATGCGGGGCTGGTGCGCGCAGGCGCGAATGAAGCCCGCGTAACCGCCTGTTTTGAAACACCAGCCAGCCACATGGTTTACGCCCAGTTGGAAGAACAGGGCATTCCTGCCGACAAAGGCGAACCGCTGGTTCTACGTCGCGTCATCTCGCGCGAGGGGCGCTCCCGCGCATGGATTAACGACCAGCCCGTTGGCCTGACCCTACTCCGCAGGATTGCCGCCCAGCTTATTGAAATTCAGGGCCAGCATGAACAGATGGGGCTGGCCGACGCCAGCACACACCGCGACCTGCTTGATGCTTACGGCATAAAACCCAAACAGCTAAAAACCGTGGCGCAGGCTTTTACCCTTTGGCAAGACCTGCGCCAGAATCT
It encodes:
- the lpxC gene encoding UDP-3-O-acyl-N-acetylglucosamine deacetylase, with protein sequence MDNLSGEPTPYSKSAEILPATMRQMRTTSSPAQHTLHHAISAVGIGLHTGRSINLTMEPAPAGHGIVFQRTDLPDAAPLPARYDYVVETRLNTVLGDKNHPENRVATVEHLMAALCGCGIDNARILVDGPETPVFDGSAADFVFLLDCAGRKTQDLPRRVIQVMEPVRVDYKNAWVELLPNDGPTPHLSMSIDFPASAIGTQSFALDLTPTTFRNDLARNRTFAMRQEIEALHQAGLALGGSLLNAIVVDNDHVLNPTGLRCPDEFIRHKIMDAVGDLYMAGAVLNARFRGYRSGHALNNQLLHALFAQSSAWQDTTNLQSASAAA
- a CDS encoding outer membrane protein assembly factor BamD; protein product: MFDISIKTQSIRRHLPFVLSALMLTGLTGCSLLSGDKKKPPSPKIAPPETLYNNGIDALRTRRYELASAEFETLQQNYPYSGYIPNSQLMEGYAYYLKTKYPEAVQQLNRFISLHPTSTDSAYAYYLRALCFYEQIADVQRDQQGTAEAMDALEEVVTRFPQSKYARDAQLKIDLCRDHLAGKEMLVGRYYQRERNYEGAINRYQRVVQDFQTTNHVPEALERMVEVYLDLGLTDQARKSATVLGYNYPGSQWYKYAYDKLKSNHLLDGKLPVPGTVVTAPAVKPVVESHTSDTRDERMTAPAALQPAPAQPAPKTPVTAQPVTDPTPATKK